The Paenibacillus sp. FSL R7-0345 DNA segment TCTCTCCCTGTCCGACATAGAAGACCGGATAAATAATCAGGGAAAAGGCGATGATCGCTGAGATGTCGTTGACCAGGGCGCGTTCATTTTTTGTTTTGGCAAAATAGAGATTAACAGCAAAGAGCGGCAGCAGCGGAAGCACGAACCAGATCAGCTGAGGCTCGGCGATAACCAGATAAACAACAAACGGGATCAGCAGCAGCCCGTACAGCTTGATCGGCTTGGCGTAACGCTGGAATTTCCCGGTCTTGACCCCCTGCAGCAGCGGGAAGCTGAACAGATAGATCAGCAGCCAGCAGATGAACAGCGGAATATGTATGGCTTTTCCTGCAGATGATGCAATTCCGAACAGAAAGGGAAGGATCAGCATGGCCCAGGCGCCGTGCTGGTTCGGTATAAACTTCCTCATGTTAATATCTCCTCCTACGGCAAGCTATCATGAAATGGCTGTATTAAATTAGCCTCAGTTTATTATACCTTCTGTCATGACAGCGCTATAGTGACCGCAGACACAACCGCATTTTGCTGTAATTAATTGTTTGCAATTTATCCATTGACACAGAGGGCGATCCCTCCTTTATCGACGCAAATCACATCCTATGTTATTATGATACCCTGATAACGTGTTAACGAACTAAAGCGCGTGTGGACACTTTAATTTTACTAGGGGGATAAGAGAGATGAGACGCAAGGGACTATGGATTTTATTAACAGTAATGATTATAGCGGTGATCGCAGGCTGCTCCGGATCAGGAAATGATGATAATAAGCTGGTTATCGGAATTGATGATAAGTTCGCGCCGATGGGCTTCCGTGACGAGAACAATGAGATTGTCGGCTTCGATATTGACTACGCCAAGGCTGCTGCCGAAAAAATGGGCAAAGAGGTGACCTTCCAGCCAATCGACTGGTCGGCCAAGGAATCCGAGCTGAACAGCGGACGTATCGACATGATCTGGAACGGATATACGATTACCGATGAGCGCAAGGAAAAGGTACTGTTCACCAAACCTTACCTGGAAAACAGCCAGGTGGTAGTTGTGCTTGCCGATTCTCCCCTGACTACACTTACTGATCTTGCCGGCAAGGAGCTGGGACTTCAGAGCCTGTCGTCCGCAGCAGACGCACTGGGTGCCAGCCCGATTAAAGCAGAGGTTGCCGGTGTATCCGAGTTCCCGGACAACGTGCTTGCCCTGACGGATCTGAAATCAGGACGCCTTGACGGTGTAGTTATTGATGAAGTGGTAGCCAGATATTACATGTCCCTTGAGCAGAATACATACAAGCTGCTGGATGAATCTCTTGCCCCTGAGCAGTACGGTATCGGAATCAAGAAGGACAATCAGGCTTTACTGGATGAGCTGCAGAAGGCGCTTGATGAGCTGAGCAGTGACGGCACAGCCGCTGAAATCTCTACCAAATGGTTTGGCGAAAATAAAGTATTGAACTAGATAGTTTCCTTTAGGAGTCGGTTACTGAAATGAGTATTGATTATATTATCCAGATTGCCGGGCCGATGCTGGAGGGGGCACGTACAACAGTGCTGCTGTTCCTGATCGTCATCGTCCTGTCCATCCCGCTCGGGATGCTGGTCACACTAATGGCCAAGAGCCGGATGAAGCCGCTGGCCTGGCTGGCCCATACTTATATTTATGTTATGCGCGGCACCCCGCTGCTGCTGCAGCTGTTGTTCTTCTGCTTTGGACTGCCGCAGATTCCGGTTATCGGCGAATATCTGGTCATGGACCGTTTTGCCGCAGCTGCCCTCGGCTTTATCCTGAATTATGGAGCCTATTTCGCAGAAATTTTCCGCGGCGGCCTGCTGTCCATTGATAAAGGACAGCATGAGGCGGCCAAGGTACTGGGTCTCAGTAAATGGCAGACACTGCGCAAGGTCATTCTCGCCCAGATGTTCCGGGTTGCCCTGCCGGCGGTGGCGAATGAGTCGATTACGCTGGTTAAAGACACAGCGCTGCTCTATGCTGTAGCCGTACCGGAGCTGCTGAATTATGCCAAGACAGCAGTGAACCGTGATTTCACAGTGACTCCGTTTGTTGTGGCAGGAATCATCTATTTGCTGATGACACTGGTGCTGACGCTGTTCTTCAAACTGCTGGAGAAACGTTTCAAATTTGAGTAGAAGGGCTGTCCGATTATGAGCAGTATTATTGAAGTGAAACAATTACAGAAATCCTTCGGCAGCCTGGATGTGCTGAAGCAAATTACTTTTGAAGTTAATCCCGGCGAGGTTGTGGCCGTGATCGGGCCTTCCGGCTCCGGTAAAAGCACCATGCTGCGCAGTCTCGTGCATCTGGAGGAGATCACCGGAGGAAGTATTTTCATCCACGGCAAAACGCTGGCCGAGAACGGTAAATATGCCGGCACAGCGGAGATAAGGGACATTACCGCGACGATGGGGATGGTGTTCCAGCATTTTAACCTGTTTCCGCATCTGACGGTACGGGGGAATCTGGAGCTGGCTCCCCGAACCTTGAAGCGGGAGAGCAGCCAGGTTATTTCAGCCAGAAGCATGGAGCTGCTCACCAAGGTAGGGCTGGCTGACAAGGCGGATGTCTATCCGTCCATGCTGTCAGGCGGGCAGAAGCAGCGGGTGGCGATTGCCAGAGCGCTGATGCTGAACCCGGACATTCTGCTGTTTGACGAACCGACCTCGGCGCTCGATCCCGAGCTCACAGGCGAGGTGCTGAAGGTCATCCGCCAGCTGGCCGAGGAGCATATGACGATGATCATCGTAACCCATGAGATGAACTTTGCCCGCGATGTGGCAGACCGGGTCTTCTTTATGGATAACGGGGAGATCGCCGAATCCGGCACGCCGGATCAGATCTTCGGCAATCCGAAGCTGGAGCGGACCCGGACTTTTTTGAAACAGGAGTAGTAGAGTACGGATAGAGTAGAGTGCATAGCGTATGCTATGCACTTTTTGTTATTTTCTGTATGAATGAACATGCATTGTTTTGACAGAGAGCACCGGGAATGAGAAAATGGGATTTCGGGACAGTAGCAGGAATGCATTCCAGTTTCTTCTGCTGCAGAAATTTGTTCTTTTGGAGGCTTAACATGAATCAGCGTTTTCGTATTACCCGTTCGATGCAGGAGGATAA contains these protein-coding regions:
- a CDS encoding amino acid ABC transporter permease — translated: MSIDYIIQIAGPMLEGARTTVLLFLIVIVLSIPLGMLVTLMAKSRMKPLAWLAHTYIYVMRGTPLLLQLLFFCFGLPQIPVIGEYLVMDRFAAAALGFILNYGAYFAEIFRGGLLSIDKGQHEAAKVLGLSKWQTLRKVILAQMFRVALPAVANESITLVKDTALLYAVAVPELLNYAKTAVNRDFTVTPFVVAGIIYLLMTLVLTLFFKLLEKRFKFE
- a CDS encoding YwiC-like family protein, with product MRKFIPNQHGAWAMLILPFLFGIASSAGKAIHIPLFICWLLIYLFSFPLLQGVKTGKFQRYAKPIKLYGLLLIPFVVYLVIAEPQLIWFVLPLLPLFAVNLYFAKTKNERALVNDISAIIAFSLIIYPVFYVGQGESWRTATELFLLSALYFTGTALYVKTIIRERNNVRYYYVSVVYHLLLAAAGLLLFPSLFVPLLILLLRAAILPKTGITVKRTGITEIGFSVMLYVAVLVFYF
- a CDS encoding amino acid ABC transporter substrate-binding protein, producing MRRKGLWILLTVMIIAVIAGCSGSGNDDNKLVIGIDDKFAPMGFRDENNEIVGFDIDYAKAAAEKMGKEVTFQPIDWSAKESELNSGRIDMIWNGYTITDERKEKVLFTKPYLENSQVVVVLADSPLTTLTDLAGKELGLQSLSSAADALGASPIKAEVAGVSEFPDNVLALTDLKSGRLDGVVIDEVVARYYMSLEQNTYKLLDESLAPEQYGIGIKKDNQALLDELQKALDELSSDGTAAEISTKWFGENKVLN
- a CDS encoding amino acid ABC transporter ATP-binding protein, whose translation is MMSSIIEVKQLQKSFGSLDVLKQITFEVNPGEVVAVIGPSGSGKSTMLRSLVHLEEITGGSIFIHGKTLAENGKYAGTAEIRDITATMGMVFQHFNLFPHLTVRGNLELAPRTLKRESSQVISARSMELLTKVGLADKADVYPSMLSGGQKQRVAIARALMLNPDILLFDEPTSALDPELTGEVLKVIRQLAEEHMTMIIVTHEMNFARDVADRVFFMDNGEIAESGTPDQIFGNPKLERTRTFLKQE